A region of Ictidomys tridecemlineatus isolate mIctTri1 chromosome 4, mIctTri1.hap1, whole genome shotgun sequence DNA encodes the following proteins:
- the LOC120890013 gene encoding aldehyde dehydrogenase family 3 member B2 isoform X1, which produces MSEFILCQNEVDLALRSLHTWMKDEPVATNLFTKLHSAFIHKEPFGLVLIIAPWNYPLNLTLVPLVGAIAAGNCVVLKPSEISKGTEKVLAEVLPRYLDQSCFAVVLGGPEDTGRLLEHRFDHILFTGSPRVGKIVMAAAAKHLTPVTLELGGKNPCYVDDDCDPQTVANRVTWFRYFNAGQTCVAPDYVLCSPETRERLLPALQSAITRFYGDDPQSSPNLGRIISQKHFKRLQGLLGCGRVAIGGQSDEGELYIAPTVLVDVQETEPVMQEEIFGPILPLVTVRSLDEAIDFINRREKPLALYAFSNSSQVVNQVLEGTSSGNFGGNEGFIYMTLPSLPLGGVGHSGMGRYHGKFSFDTFSHHRACVLAPSGLERLNGIRYPPYGHWSQKLIRWALDSQRCTLL; this is translated from the exons TTCACGAAGCTGCACTCGGCCTTCATCCACAAGGAGCCCTTCGGCCTGGTGCTCATCATCGCGCCCTGGAACTACCCGCTGAACCTGACGCTGGTGCCCCTGGTGGGGGCCATCGCGGCAG GGAACTGCGTGGTCCTGAAGCCATCGGAAATCAGCAAGGGCACCGAGAAGGTGCTGGCCGAGGTGCTGCCCCGCTACCTGGACCAG AGCTGCTTTGCCGTGGTGCTGGGCGGGCCCGAGGACACCGGGCGGCTGCTGGAGCACAGATTTGACCACATCTTGTTCACGG GGAGCCCCCGTGTGGGCAAGATCGTCATGGCCGCCGCTGCCAAGCACCTGACCCCCGTCACCCTGGAGCTGGGGGGCAAGAACCCGTGCTACGTGGACGACGACTGTGACCCCCAGACCGTGGCCAACCGCGTCACCTGGTTCCGGTACTTCAACGCCGGCCAGACCTGCGTGGCCCCGGATTACGTCCTGTGCAGCCCCGAGACGCGCGAGCGCCTGCTGCCGGCCCTGCAGAGCGCCATCACCCGTTTCTATGGCGACGACCCCCAGAGCTCCCCCAACCTGGGCCGCATCATCAGCCAGAAGCATTTCAAGCGGCTCCAGGGACTGCTGGGCTGTGGCCGGGTGGCCATCGGTGGCCAGAGCGACGAGGGCGAGCTCTACATCG CGCCCACTGTGCTGGTGGACGTGCAGGAGACGGAGCCCGTGATGCAGGAGGAGATCTTTGGGCCCATCCTGCCCCTGGTGACCGTGAGGAGCCTGGATGAAGCCATCGACTTCATCAACCGGCGGGAGAAGCCCCTGGCCCTGTACGCCTTCTCCAACAGCTCCCAG GTGGTGAACCAGGTCCTGGAGGGGACCAGCAGCGGCAACTTTGGTGGCAACGAAGGCTTCATCTACATGACTCTGCCATCCCTGCCGCTGGGTGGAGTGG GCCACAGCGGGATGGGCAGGTACCACGGGAAGTTCTCCTTCGACACCTTCTCGCACCACCGCGCCTGCGTGCTGGCCCCCTCGGGCCTGGAGCGGCTCAACGGGATCCGCTACCCGCCCTACGGCCACTGGAGCCAGAAGCTGATACGCTGGGCCCTGGACTCGCAGAGATGCACCCTGCTCTGA
- the LOC120890013 gene encoding aldehyde dehydrogenase family 3 member B2 isoform X3, giving the protein MSEFILCQNEVDLALRSLHTWMKDEPVATNLFTKLHSAFIHKEPFGLVLIIAPWNYPLNLTLVPLVGAIAAGNCVVLKPSEISKGTEKVLAEVLPRYLDQSCFAVVLGGPEDTGRLLEHRFDHILFTGSPRVGKIVMAAAAKHLTPVTLELGGKNPCYVDDDCDPQTVANRVTWFRYFNAGQTCVAPDYVLCSPETRERLLPALQSAITRFYGDDPQSSPNLGRIISQKHFKRLQGLLGCGRVAIGGQSDEGELYIAPTVLVDVQETEPVMQEEIFGPILPLVTVRSLDEAIDFINRREKPLALYAFSNSSQATAGWAGTTGSSPSTPSRTTAPACWPPRAWSGSTGSATRPTATGARS; this is encoded by the exons TTCACGAAGCTGCACTCGGCCTTCATCCACAAGGAGCCCTTCGGCCTGGTGCTCATCATCGCGCCCTGGAACTACCCGCTGAACCTGACGCTGGTGCCCCTGGTGGGGGCCATCGCGGCAG GGAACTGCGTGGTCCTGAAGCCATCGGAAATCAGCAAGGGCACCGAGAAGGTGCTGGCCGAGGTGCTGCCCCGCTACCTGGACCAG AGCTGCTTTGCCGTGGTGCTGGGCGGGCCCGAGGACACCGGGCGGCTGCTGGAGCACAGATTTGACCACATCTTGTTCACGG GGAGCCCCCGTGTGGGCAAGATCGTCATGGCCGCCGCTGCCAAGCACCTGACCCCCGTCACCCTGGAGCTGGGGGGCAAGAACCCGTGCTACGTGGACGACGACTGTGACCCCCAGACCGTGGCCAACCGCGTCACCTGGTTCCGGTACTTCAACGCCGGCCAGACCTGCGTGGCCCCGGATTACGTCCTGTGCAGCCCCGAGACGCGCGAGCGCCTGCTGCCGGCCCTGCAGAGCGCCATCACCCGTTTCTATGGCGACGACCCCCAGAGCTCCCCCAACCTGGGCCGCATCATCAGCCAGAAGCATTTCAAGCGGCTCCAGGGACTGCTGGGCTGTGGCCGGGTGGCCATCGGTGGCCAGAGCGACGAGGGCGAGCTCTACATCG CGCCCACTGTGCTGGTGGACGTGCAGGAGACGGAGCCCGTGATGCAGGAGGAGATCTTTGGGCCCATCCTGCCCCTGGTGACCGTGAGGAGCCTGGATGAAGCCATCGACTTCATCAACCGGCGGGAGAAGCCCCTGGCCCTGTACGCCTTCTCCAACAGCTCCCAG GCCACAGCGGGATGGGCAGGTACCACGGGAAGTTCTCCTTCGACACCTTCTCGCACCACCGCGCCTGCGTGCTGGCCCCCTCGGGCCTGGAGCGGCTCAACGGGATCCGCTACCCGCCCTACGGCCACTGGAGCCAGAAGCTGA